One region of Rhizophagus irregularis chromosome 20, complete sequence genomic DNA includes:
- a CDS encoding uncharacterized protein (SECRETED:cutsite_VNG-IY; SECRETED:prob_0.5919); SECRETED:SignalP(1-19) produces the protein MNSFIALIITVLLAFQVNGIYGDSDIYMGIAEVPPYNGSWYLCSSFNTDYMSFSVKVLDDQTTPVTEGLPGKAVPGDPPMPLPKFRPALNVFQLTYNALMTYIGKTSNSFTYIPSLSCYEKPVQACDQDVGDLPLEFKESQCLLLTNPTATPVRFNASVSFIKSVFNQTFTSPEIPGGTSSSQAVSSAMNYKFKYGIGNLMVTILFSSILMSWN, from the exons ATGAATTCTTTCATTGCTCTCATCATTACTGTTCTCTTAGCATTCcag gtCAACGGAATTTATGGGGATAGTGACATTTACATGGGAATTGCAGAAGTTCCACCTTATAATGGGTCATGGTATTTATGTAGTAGTTTCAACACTGATTATATGA GCTTTTCAGTAAAAGTTTTGGATGATCAGACAACTCCAGTAACAGAAGGACTTCCTGGTAAAGCAGTTCCAGGAGATCCACCAATGCCATTACCAAAATTTCGACCAGCATTAAACGTATTTCAACTTACTTATAATGCTTTGATGACATATATAGGAAAGACATCAAACTCTTTTACTTATATACCATCATTATCATGTTATGAAAAACCTGTACAAGCTTGTGATCAAGATGTGGGTGATTTACCCCTAGAATTTAAAGAGAGTCAATGTCTTTTATTAACAAATCCAACTGCTACCCCTGTCAGATTTAATGCATCAGTCTCTTTTATTAAGAGTGTATTTAATCAAACTTTTACTAGTCCCGAGATACCTGGTGGAACTTCTAGCAGTCAAGCTGTTAGTTCGGctatgaattataaatttaagtatGGAATTGGTAATTTGAtggttacaattttattttcaagtaTCTTAATGTCATGGAATTAA